In a single window of the Notamacropus eugenii isolate mMacEug1 chromosome 4, mMacEug1.pri_v2, whole genome shotgun sequence genome:
- the PSMD9 gene encoding 26S proteasome non-ATPase regulatory subunit 9 isoform X2: MLNKLYIAISTWIKMCLAPCSVHGKRGFEIPILWGCCWQLAEQQKGVGMNEPLVDIEGYPRADVDVYQVRTARHNIICLQNDHKALMKQVEDALHQLHARGKEKQARDAAEAQNEALSQGQGPSQSLSQNPPRPFAKVNSISPGSPASNSGLQVDDEIVEFGSVNVHNFQNLQNIGTVVQHSEGHPLNVTVLRRGERLQLRLVPIRWAGKGLLGCNIIPLQR, from the exons atGCTTAACAAATTGTACATTGCTATCAGCACCTGGATTAAGATGTGTTTGGCACCGTGCAGTGTACATGGGAAAAGAGGCTTCGAAATTCCCATCCTGTGGGGTTGCTGTTGGCAGCTTGCAGAGCAG CAAAAAGGAGTTGGGATGAATGAACCTCTGGTCGACATTGAGGGATATCCTCGAGCAGATGTGGATGTATATCAAGTTCGTACAGCAAGGCACAATATTATCT GTCTGCAGAATGACCACAAAGCCCTGATGAAGCAGGTAGAAGATGCCTTgcaccagctccatgccaggggGAAAGAGAAGCAAGCAAGGGACGCAGCCGAGGCACAGAACGAGGCCTTGAGTCAGGGCCAGGGCCCAAGCCAGAGCTTGAGCCAGAATCCCCCTCGGCCCTTTGCTAAAGTAAACAGCATCAGCCCAGGCTCTCCAGCCAGTAACTCG GGTCTCCAAGTGGATGATGAGATCGTGGAGTTTGGCTCAGTAAATGTCCACAATTTCCAGAATCTTCAGAACATTGGAACAGTGGTCCAGCACAGCGAAGGG CATCCGTTGAATGTGACAGTGCTCCGGAGAGGTGAGAGACTCCAGCTCAGACTTGTCCCTATACGCTGGGCTGGGAAAGGACTGCTAGG CTGCAATATTATTCCCTTGCAAAGATGA
- the PSMD9 gene encoding 26S proteasome non-ATPase regulatory subunit 9 isoform X1 produces MSERRECGDERAAPERGQTAPVTISDVQELIRRKDEIEAQIKAYYDVLEDQKGVGMNEPLVDIEGYPRADVDVYQVRTARHNIICLQNDHKALMKQVEDALHQLHARGKEKQARDAAEAQNEALSQGQGPSQSLSQNPPRPFAKVNSISPGSPASNSGLQVDDEIVEFGSVNVHNFQNLQNIGTVVQHSEGHPLNVTVLRRGERLQLRLVPIRWAGKGLLGCNIIPLQR; encoded by the exons ATGTCTGAGAGGAGGGAGTGTGGGGACGAGAGGGCCGCGCCGGAGAGAGGCCAGACGGCCCCAGTGACCATCAGCGACGTGCAGGAGCTGATCCGGAGGAAGGATGAGATCGAGGCACAGATCAAGGCCTACTATGACGTGCTGGAGGAC CAAAAAGGAGTTGGGATGAATGAACCTCTGGTCGACATTGAGGGATATCCTCGAGCAGATGTGGATGTATATCAAGTTCGTACAGCAAGGCACAATATTATCT GTCTGCAGAATGACCACAAAGCCCTGATGAAGCAGGTAGAAGATGCCTTgcaccagctccatgccaggggGAAAGAGAAGCAAGCAAGGGACGCAGCCGAGGCACAGAACGAGGCCTTGAGTCAGGGCCAGGGCCCAAGCCAGAGCTTGAGCCAGAATCCCCCTCGGCCCTTTGCTAAAGTAAACAGCATCAGCCCAGGCTCTCCAGCCAGTAACTCG GGTCTCCAAGTGGATGATGAGATCGTGGAGTTTGGCTCAGTAAATGTCCACAATTTCCAGAATCTTCAGAACATTGGAACAGTGGTCCAGCACAGCGAAGGG CATCCGTTGAATGTGACAGTGCTCCGGAGAGGTGAGAGACTCCAGCTCAGACTTGTCCCTATACGCTGGGCTGGGAAAGGACTGCTAGG CTGCAATATTATTCCCTTGCAAAGATGA